The following are from one region of the Synechococcus sp. CBW1108 genome:
- a CDS encoding phycobilisome linker polypeptide produces the protein MKLSAGTRGTSFNNGRQVTLTVTSLANNDYSRTADMVMNVPYTRMNETMRMVQRMGGKITGVAVNGGDLDAASASGLHARKKTVSKAAKAPG, from the coding sequence ATGAAGCTTTCAGCAGGCACCCGAGGCACCAGCTTCAACAACGGCAGACAGGTCACACTCACCGTCACCTCCCTGGCCAACAATGACTATTCCCGCACGGCGGACATGGTCATGAATGTGCCCTACACCCGCATGAACGAAACCATGCGCATGGTGCAGCGCATGGGCGGCAAGATCACCGGAGTGGCCGTCAATGGTGGCGACCTGGATGCAGCCTCGGCATCTGGCCTACATGCGCGCAAGAAAACAGTTTCCAAAGCGGCAAAGGCTCCCGGCTGA